The genomic region TGGCCAGTAGGTGTTGACCATGCCGAGCTTCGCGAAGATCAGGTAGGTGGGGAAGAGGGTGATGATCTGCGGCAGCATCATCGAGCCGAGCAGTACGCCGAACAGTGTCTTCTTGCCGGGCGCTTCGAGGCGGGCGAACCCGTAGCCGACCCAGGCCGAGGTGAGGGTGACCAGGGTGGCGTAGAGGGTGGCGATGATGAGGGAGTTGCGGGCGTAGCCGAGGAAGTCGATGAGGTTGAAGGCGTCGGCGAAGTTGCCCCACTTGATCTGGTCGGGCAGCCAGTGCACGGGCGACGCGGCCAGCTCGGCCGGTGACTTGAGACCGGTGAGGACCAGCCAGCCGAAGGGGCCGAGGAACAGGCCGGTGACCGCGACCAGGACGGTGTAGAGGACGAGGCGGGACACACGTACCCGCACGTGCGCGGCGGATGTGGGGGGCGTGCCGGGCGGGGCGGGCTCGGAGGACTTCGCGGATTTGGTGGACTTGGTGGACCAGGTCGTGGCGGTCACTTCTTCGCCTCCGGGTCGACGTTGTAGAACACCACGCCGGACGTGGCCTTGAAGATGAGTCCGGTCACGATGAGGATCAGCACGAAGAGCACCCACAGGAGTGCGGAGGCATAGCCGTAGCGGCCGAACGCGAAGTACTGCGAGAAGACATGCATCATGTACATGTAGTTCGACTGCGGGATCTGGGTGACGCCGGCCGGGGTGGCGTCGGCGGAGAGCAGCAGCGGCATGATGGTCTGCACCGAGGCGATGACCCCGGTCACGGTCTGGAAGAGCAGCACCGGTGAGAGCAGCGGCACGGTCACTCTGCGGAAGGTCTGCCAGGAGCTCGCGCCGTCGATCCGGGCGGCCTCGTGGAGTTCGCGGGGCACGTCCTGCAACCCGGCCAGCGAGATGATCATGATGTTGCCGGCGCCCCACAGCACCGCCATGAGGATCACATAGCGGGCGTAGGGGTCGGCGAGCCAGCCGATGGCGTCGATGCCGAAGATGTTCAGAGCGCCGTTGGCGGCACCGGAGTTCTTGTCGAAGAGCTGCTTGAAGGCGATGCCCGCGCCCACCGGCGGCACCACGGCCGGCAGATAGAGCAGGGTGCGGAACAGACCGCGCGCCTTGAGCGGCCGGTTGACCAGGACCGCGAGGCCGAGTCCCGCGATGATCGACAGCGGCACCGAGGTCACGGCGAACAGGCCGGTCCGGCCCAGTGCGTCCCAGGTCACCGAGTCGGAGAGCAGTTCGCCGTAGTTGTCGAAGCCGACGAAGCGCCAGTGGGGCGAGAGGCCGTCGAAGGTCGTGAGGCTCAGCCACAGCGCGTACGCCATGGGCGCGACGGTCAGCAGCACGAACCCGGCGATCCACGGCGAGGCGAACATGTAGAACGCCCGGTGCTTGCGCGTGGTCATGGATGTCCGGGCACCCGGCGTCGGCGACTTGTCGGCGGGCGCGGCCGACCGGGGCCGCTCCGCGGTGGTGCTGGTCCGGTCGACCGTCATCCCACCTGCTCCTTACCGCGCTTCAGCTGCTCGTTCATGGCCGAGTTCAGCCGACCGGCCAGGGCGTCGACCGACATCCGGCCGTTCATCGCCGCGGGGGCGATCTGGTTGAAGATGGCTTCGAGCGAGTCCCATTTGGCGTAGGGGGTGAAGGAGATGACCGAGAAATGTTTCAACTCGGCCTCCTGCACCGCCAGCACCCGCTTCTGGTAGTCCTCCTGGGCGGGCATCA from Streptomyces sp. NBC_00878 harbors:
- a CDS encoding carbohydrate ABC transporter permease; translated protein: MTVDRTSTTAERPRSAAPADKSPTPGARTSMTTRKHRAFYMFASPWIAGFVLLTVAPMAYALWLSLTTFDGLSPHWRFVGFDNYGELLSDSVTWDALGRTGLFAVTSVPLSIIAGLGLAVLVNRPLKARGLFRTLLYLPAVVPPVGAGIAFKQLFDKNSGAANGALNIFGIDAIGWLADPYARYVILMAVLWGAGNIMIISLAGLQDVPRELHEAARIDGASSWQTFRRVTVPLLSPVLLFQTVTGVIASVQTIMPLLLSADATPAGVTQIPQSNYMYMMHVFSQYFAFGRYGYASALLWVLFVLILIVTGLIFKATSGVVFYNVDPEAKK
- a CDS encoding carbohydrate ABC transporter permease; the protein is MRVRVSRLVLYTVLVAVTGLFLGPFGWLVLTGLKSPAELAASPVHWLPDQIKWGNFADAFNLIDFLGYARNSLIIATLYATLVTLTSAWVGYGFARLEAPGKKTLFGVLLGSMMLPQIITLFPTYLIFAKLGMVNTYWPWVLWGLSAAPYLVFLFRQFFAGLPRELEEAAIVDGCGYARIFWRIFLPQSWPALAASFVIAFTWTWGDFIAPMLLLDTDRSTLAVAVMTTYVSSAGTPVNNLQAAASVMYVVPILLVFLVAQRGFVTGMSTTGLK